Proteins encoded within one genomic window of Gallus gallus isolate bGalGal1 chromosome 1, bGalGal1.mat.broiler.GRCg7b, whole genome shotgun sequence:
- the DMC1 gene encoding meiotic recombination protein DMC1/LIM15 homolog isoform X3 codes for MKAMEDQVVQEESGYHDDEESFFQDIDLLQKHGINVADIKKLKSVGICTIKGVQMTTRRALCNVKGLSEVKVDKIKEAANKLIEPGFLTAFEYSEKRKMVFHITTGSQEFDKLLGGGIESMAITEAFGEFRTGKTQLSHTLCGEHQMELLDYVAAKFHEEAGIFKLLIIDSIMALFRVDFSGRGELAERQQKLAQMLSRLQKISEEYNVAVFVTNQMTADPGATMTFQADPKKPVGGHILAHASTTRISLRKGRGELRIAKIYDSPEMPENEATFAITPGGIGDAKE; via the exons ATGAAGGCCATGGAGGATCAAGTAGTCCAAGAAGAATCTGGATACCATGATGATGAG gaatCCTTTTTTCAGGACATtgacctgctccaaaagcatgGGATT AATGTGGCAGATATTAAAAAACTGAAGTCAGTTGGGATCTGCACTATCAAAGGAGTCCAGATGACAACAAGACGAGCACTGTGCAATGTAAAAGGGCTTTCAGAGGTCAAAGTGGACAAGATTAAAGAAGCTGCAAATAAGCTGATT GAGCCAGGCTTCCTAACTGCATTCGAGTACAGTGAAAAACGGAAGATGGTATTTCATATTACTACTGGCAGCCAGGAATTCGA caaaCTTCTGGGTGGTGGGATTGAAAGCATGGCAATCACTGAGGCCTTCGGAG AGTTCCGGACAGGCAAAACACAGCTATCTCATACCCTTTGTG GTGAACATCAGATGGAATTGCTTGACTATGTAGCAGCCAAGTTCCATGAGGAAGCTGGTATCTTCAAGCTATTG ATCATTGACTCCATCATGGCACTCTTCCGTGTGGATTTCAGTGGTCGTGGAGAGCTGGCTGAACGACAACAGAAACTTGCTCAGATGCTCTCCAGGCTCCAAAAAATATCAGAAG AATATAATGTGGCTGTGTTTGTGACCAATCAGATGACCGCTGATCCAGGAGCAACTATGAC CTTTCAGGCAGACCCAAAGAAGCCCGTTGGGGGCCACATCCTCGCTCATGCTTCAACAACCCGAATCAGTTtgaggaaagggagaggggagCTGCGTATTGCAAAGATATACGACAG tccTGAGATGCCCGAAAATGAAGCCACATTTGC
- the DMC1 gene encoding meiotic recombination protein DMC1/LIM15 homolog isoform X1 → MKAMEDQVVQEESGYHDDEESFFQDIDLLQKHGINVADIKKLKSVGICTIKGVQMTTRRALCNVKGLSEVKVDKIKEAANKLIEPGFLTAFEYSEKRKMVFHITTGSQEFDKLLGGGIESMAITEAFGEFRTGKTQLSHTLCVTAQLPGPKGYTGGKIIFIDTENTFRPDRLRDIADRFNVDHDAVLDNVLYARAYTSEHQMELLDYVAAKFHEEAGIFKLLIIDSIMALFRVDFSGRGELAERQQKLAQMLSRLQKISEEYNVAVFVTNQMTADPGATMTFQADPKKPVGGHILAHASTTRISLRKGRGELRIAKIYDSPEMPENEATFAITPGGIGDAKE, encoded by the exons ATGAAGGCCATGGAGGATCAAGTAGTCCAAGAAGAATCTGGATACCATGATGATGAG gaatCCTTTTTTCAGGACATtgacctgctccaaaagcatgGGATT AATGTGGCAGATATTAAAAAACTGAAGTCAGTTGGGATCTGCACTATCAAAGGAGTCCAGATGACAACAAGACGAGCACTGTGCAATGTAAAAGGGCTTTCAGAGGTCAAAGTGGACAAGATTAAAGAAGCTGCAAATAAGCTGATT GAGCCAGGCTTCCTAACTGCATTCGAGTACAGTGAAAAACGGAAGATGGTATTTCATATTACTACTGGCAGCCAGGAATTCGA caaaCTTCTGGGTGGTGGGATTGAAAGCATGGCAATCACTGAGGCCTTCGGAG AGTTCCGGACAGGCAAAACACAGCTATCTCATACCCTTTGTG TGACAGCTCAGCTGCCAGGGCCCAAGGGCTACACTGGTGGAAAGATTATCTTCATTGATACCGAAAACACTTT CCGACCAGACCGTCTTCGTGACATTGCTGATCGCTTCAACGTTGACCATGATGCAGTCCTTGACAACGTGCTGTATGCACGTGCATATACTA GTGAACATCAGATGGAATTGCTTGACTATGTAGCAGCCAAGTTCCATGAGGAAGCTGGTATCTTCAAGCTATTG ATCATTGACTCCATCATGGCACTCTTCCGTGTGGATTTCAGTGGTCGTGGAGAGCTGGCTGAACGACAACAGAAACTTGCTCAGATGCTCTCCAGGCTCCAAAAAATATCAGAAG AATATAATGTGGCTGTGTTTGTGACCAATCAGATGACCGCTGATCCAGGAGCAACTATGAC CTTTCAGGCAGACCCAAAGAAGCCCGTTGGGGGCCACATCCTCGCTCATGCTTCAACAACCCGAATCAGTTtgaggaaagggagaggggagCTGCGTATTGCAAAGATATACGACAG tccTGAGATGCCCGAAAATGAAGCCACATTTGC
- the DMC1 gene encoding meiotic recombination protein DMC1/LIM15 homolog isoform X2, with protein sequence MKAMEDQVVQEESGYHDDEESFFQDIDLLQKHGIEPGFLTAFEYSEKRKMVFHITTGSQEFDKLLGGGIESMAITEAFGEFRTGKTQLSHTLCVTAQLPGPKGYTGGKIIFIDTENTFRPDRLRDIADRFNVDHDAVLDNVLYARAYTSEHQMELLDYVAAKFHEEAGIFKLLIIDSIMALFRVDFSGRGELAERQQKLAQMLSRLQKISEEYNVAVFVTNQMTADPGATMTFQADPKKPVGGHILAHASTTRISLRKGRGELRIAKIYDSPEMPENEATFAITPGGIGDAKE encoded by the exons ATGAAGGCCATGGAGGATCAAGTAGTCCAAGAAGAATCTGGATACCATGATGATGAG gaatCCTTTTTTCAGGACATtgacctgctccaaaagcatgGGATT GAGCCAGGCTTCCTAACTGCATTCGAGTACAGTGAAAAACGGAAGATGGTATTTCATATTACTACTGGCAGCCAGGAATTCGA caaaCTTCTGGGTGGTGGGATTGAAAGCATGGCAATCACTGAGGCCTTCGGAG AGTTCCGGACAGGCAAAACACAGCTATCTCATACCCTTTGTG TGACAGCTCAGCTGCCAGGGCCCAAGGGCTACACTGGTGGAAAGATTATCTTCATTGATACCGAAAACACTTT CCGACCAGACCGTCTTCGTGACATTGCTGATCGCTTCAACGTTGACCATGATGCAGTCCTTGACAACGTGCTGTATGCACGTGCATATACTA GTGAACATCAGATGGAATTGCTTGACTATGTAGCAGCCAAGTTCCATGAGGAAGCTGGTATCTTCAAGCTATTG ATCATTGACTCCATCATGGCACTCTTCCGTGTGGATTTCAGTGGTCGTGGAGAGCTGGCTGAACGACAACAGAAACTTGCTCAGATGCTCTCCAGGCTCCAAAAAATATCAGAAG AATATAATGTGGCTGTGTTTGTGACCAATCAGATGACCGCTGATCCAGGAGCAACTATGAC CTTTCAGGCAGACCCAAAGAAGCCCGTTGGGGGCCACATCCTCGCTCATGCTTCAACAACCCGAATCAGTTtgaggaaagggagaggggagCTGCGTATTGCAAAGATATACGACAG tccTGAGATGCCCGAAAATGAAGCCACATTTGC